The Rubrobacter calidifluminis region CACTCCGATGCTGGCTTTCCGGATCTGATCTGCGTGAAAGACGAGCGGATCGTCGCCATCGAGCTCAAGGTGGGTCGTAACCGGCCCACCGGGCACCAGAGACGATGGCTCGAAGCGCTCGCGCGGGCTGGCATCGAGACATACGTCATGTGGCCGAGATACGAGCCCGAGATCACGAAGATAGCCGCCGGGGAGTCCTCGGCGCGTGAGGGCAAGCTGGAGAAGCGCTAACCGGGGAGGAGATAGGGATGGGGGAGAACAGGCGCTCAATTAAACACAACGCTCAGATGGTGAGGCGGTATCTCGATGTTTGGCCGCTTCTGACCGAGAAAACATCTCGCGGCGAGGCGCAGGTGCGCGTGCAGCACGCGAAAGGCTCCTCTTCCCCGCCGGTCTCCGCACTGTTCTTCCGCTTCCTGGAGGACGAGGACAACCGCGACGCGTCCCGCATACTCTCGCCGCTTCTGCAGGAGATACTGAAGAGCGGCGCGTCCCATCGGGGCGTCTCATTCCGCGCGCTCCTCATGGACATCGCATCAGATCCCGGCGCCATGCTCCACATCGAGCACTCCCCGCGTCACCGGGAAGCGCTCGAAAAGATGTGTGTGCTCATCGCCCATGCCATAGCCTCCCGCTACGGCGCCGGGCGTCGCATCCACGTCCGTCTGCCCCGCGCCTGCCATCCCGCGCGCAACCTCCACGACGCGGCCATGAAGCGCAGAACCTGGAAGAAAGAAGACTCGTACCGCATCCTCGCGAACGAGTGGGCCGAGATGGTGGCGCGCGGCATAGACGAATCGGAAGCATACCGCACCGTCGCGAAGGCGCACGACACATCCTACTGGCGCGTCTGGCGTGCAGTCGAGTGGGCGAAAGAGTACGCAGGCTGAAACCTTGCGTTTTGCACGAGCATGAGGTATACTTTGCTACGATAGCTATACTGCCCCGGAAGCAGCCGGGGCTTTTTTTGTGGCCGGGCGGCGGGACCTCCTTTCCCTCTCATGCGTGCTCTTTCCTCCGGGCACACTCGTCGTTCTCCTTGGGCCGCCCGGTCTATGGACATGAAGATTGTTTTCGTTGATACCGGATAGGTGATGGCACAAAGGTTAGCTAAAGCTCAGCGCATAGAGTACGCCCGCAAGGCCGCCGAGCTCTCTGCCAAAGGATGGATGTCCAAGGATATAGCCGTGGAGCTCGGTGTGTCCGCTGCCACGGTGCAGCGCCTGATCGACTACGCCTACGAACTCGAGCGCGACCGCTGGGTGAACGGCAAAGAAGAGGCCATCGCGCAGTACCGCGCAATCATTGACGAGGCCTGGAAGAGACTGCGCACGCTCGACTCCCGGAGCCTGAACGTCTCGGGGCTCCTGAACTCCATCCGGGCGGCCCAGGAGCGCATCGACAGGCTCCAGGGCAACGAGGCCCCCATCAAGACTCACAATGAGCACCACAACTACACACACAAGAGCGAAGACGAGCGAAAAGAGCGCTACGAACGCCTCTTCGCCGAGCTCGACGCCTATCGACTGGGAGTTGATGACGCGGACGGCCGAGGCGCTGGAGGCGAATCCGTACATCCCCGTAGCGCCGACGATTAAGCAGCTCCTCTTCCTCTCGCTACCGCACTTCGAAGCCTTCTATGGCGGGGCGGGCGGCGGCGGGAAGAGCGAGGCGCTGCTCATGGCGGCGCTGATGTACGTAGAGGAGCCCGGATACGCTGCGATTCTCTTCCGCCGCACATTCACGGACCTGGCGCTCGAGAACTCGCTGATGGACCGCGCCGCTTCGTGGCTGACGCGTACGGACGCGCAGTGGTCCGAGCGTGACAAGCGCTGGACGTTCCCGAAGGGTGCGACGCTCACGTTCGGATACCTCGACAGCCCGCGCGACTGGCGGCGCTACGACTCTGCGGAGTTCCAGTTCGTCGGCTTCGACGAGGCGTCGCAGTTCCGCCCGCGGGACATGAATGCACTCATCCAGCGCGTCAGGCGGCCGAAGGATGCGCGGGTTCCGCTCCGGGTGCGCTACGCTTCGAACCCCGGCGGCGAGGCGCACGACTTCCTCCTGAAGCGCTTCGTGGAGCCGAAGGAGCCCCACCCCCAGCGCGCCTTCGTTCCGGCTCTACTCGAAGATAATCCGTACCTCGACCGGGAGAGCTACGAAGCCACGCTCGAGCGCATCAGAGAGCTCGACGAAGTGCTCTACCAGCAGCGTCGCTACGGCGTCTGGATCACGGACGATGGAGACTCGATCTTTCGCCGCGAGTGGTTTGCCGGGCGCTACGATGCCTCAAACCGCGGCGTGCATAACGCCGTCGTAGCACGCTACATCTTCTGGGATACGGCGTTCAAGGAGGGCGAGGAGAGAGACTACAGCGCGTGCGTGGTCGCCGAGCTCTCGTCCGACTACACGCTGTATGTACGCGAGGTGGGGGCGTGGCGGCTCGAGTTCCCGGACCTGGTCGGCTACATGGAGGACATCGCCGCCAGGCACAACCAGGACCGGAAGCTGCGCGGGATCGTGGTGGAAGACGTGGGGGCGGGCACCTCCGCGATCCAGACGCTTCGCGAGGCGTCGCGCTGGGTCGCACCGTATATCCAGGCGTTCAGGGTGCGGGGGAAGAAGACCGAGCGGGCCCGCGAGGCGAGCGTGTGGGCACGCCGGGGGATGGTTAAGCTGCCCGCGCCGTCCCCTGAAGTTTCGTGGCTGCACGA contains the following coding sequences:
- a CDS encoding VRR-NUC domain-containing protein, which produces MKNARVLREEYLRELDFSISEKNFTTRVKGIFRAAGWLTYHTWNSKHSDAGFPDLICVKDERIVAIELKVGRNRPTGHQRRWLEALARAGIETYVMWPRYEPEITKIAAGESSAREGKLEKR
- a CDS encoding phage terminase large subunit; the protein is MTRTAEALEANPYIPVAPTIKQLLFLSLPHFEAFYGGAGGGGKSEALLMAALMYVEEPGYAAILFRRTFTDLALENSLMDRAASWLTRTDAQWSERDKRWTFPKGATLTFGYLDSPRDWRRYDSAEFQFVGFDEASQFRPRDMNALIQRVRRPKDARVPLRVRYASNPGGEAHDFLLKRFVEPKEPHPQRAFVPALLEDNPYLDRESYEATLERIRELDEVLYQQRRYGVWITDDGDSIFRREWFAGRYDASNRGVHNAVVARYIFWDTAFKEGEERDYSACVVAELSSDYTLYVREVGAWRLEFPDLVGYMEDIAARHNQDRKLRGIVVEDVGAGTSAIQTLREASRWVAPYIQAFRVRGKKTERAREASVWARRGMVKLPAPSPEVSWLHDFEEQLFAFPITEHDDMTDAFVMSILYLRHYLAEGWRARAGTQVA